TCAGGAGTTCAGGGAGTGGGGTTAGGGgtgaataggtgaagcacagggcATTTTTAGAGAAGTGACACTGTCCTGTATGCTTCTGTAATGGTAGATATGTAATAGTATACATTTGTTGAAACCCatagaaatatacaaaacaaagagTAAATCCAAATGTCAACtatggagtttagttaataataatctattgatattggttcatcagttgtaacaaatgtactgcattaatgcaaaatgttaataatagggaaacgGCGTGCAGGGGAGAGAAGGagcatatgggaactctgtactttctgtatAATCTCCccaaacctaaaactgctctaaaaaagtaaagtcttttaattaaaaaaaaaaaaaaaaaaaaaaaaaagaatacccgCTTTGGAATCAGCCTGGGTTGGAATCCAAGCTCTGCCATGTACTACCGAGTGACTGGAAACAAGTGATAGAGTCGCTCcaggcctcagcctcctcatttGTACAGTAGTGTTGAGAATCATATtgataatagtacccacctcatgGGAATGTCGGGATCATCAAATGAGACCATTCTTGTGGAATGCTCAGCAGGGCGCCTGCCATCCGGGAAGCCACCGAAGAACCTTAGCTGCTGTTGTTTTGCTTGCTTAAACAATATTGCAATGGGCGGGGTCACCAATTCGCTTGACTTATCAGATGATTGGGACTTGGCAttcactgaggaaataaatttgGAATATCATGTCCTTTCAGATGTTGCAATTTCGCTTTACCTGTTCATCTTTCACCgaacatgaattaaaaaaaaaaaatcaagcagctGGATTTTGTAACTCCACAAGTAAAGAACGCAGCTGGCAATGtgggataaataaattgtgcGCAATAAACACGTCTTTATTAATAAAAATCTGCATGAAGTGTAAGCTGGGCGTTTCAATCCTTGTAAAAAGAATATTCTGATGAGTGAGCGTGGAGCTGACTGATTTGAAAATGTGCCCTTGAATCTGTTACAACATGTAACTCAACCAAAATCAACGGATTATGCAAAATTATGCAACTGTGAATGGTTCCCTAGCAGAGCGAACACAATAACTATAGGAACGATAGCTTGATCGTTTTCAAGGATATACTAAGTGTATTCgccaatcttatttttttttactggggACAGTTAAATAGCTTGATTTTCAATCTCCGTTTTTCTTCTGGGTGTtataatggtggtggtggtttaagtttgggaaaaggagagaagcccccgacccctcttttttttttctcccaggggCTGCTAGGAGCTGCAGTTTTAGAAGGTCTCCACCCGCCTGCCTTGGTATAAGCGATTTTCTGGTGTGTGCTTCGGGGGGATCCGCTATGGTTGTTGCCTGCCTGTTCTTATCTAAACTCACCTTGTGTTGACAGGGGACGCCCCCTTCCAGTGCTGGCTCTGTAGCGCCAAGTTCAAAATCAGCTCGGACTTGAAAAGGCACATGCGCGTGCACTCGGGGGAGAAGCCTTTCAAGTGCGAGTTCTGCAATGTCCGCTGCACCATGAAGGGGAACCTCAAGTCGCACATCCGCATCAAGCACAGTGGGAACAACTTCAAGTGTCCGCATTGCGACTTCCTGGGGGACAGCAAGGCCACGCTCCGCAAGCACAGCCGGGTGCACCAGTCCGAGCACCCCGAGAAGTGCTCCGAGTGCAGCTACTCCTGTTCCAGCAAGGCCGCCCTGCGCATCCACGAGCGCATCCACTGCACCGACCGCCCCTTCAAGTGCAACTACTGCAGCTTCGACACCAAGCAGCCCAGCAACCTGAGCAAGCACGTGAAGAAGTTCCACGGCGATGTGGTCAAGACCGAGGCCTCGGAGAGGAAAGACACCGGCCGGCAGAGCAGCCGCCAGGTGGCCAAGCTGGACGCCAAGAAGACTTTCCACTGTGATCGGTGCGATGCCTCCTTCATGCGCGAGGACTCGCTCCGCAGCCACAAGCGGCAGCACAGTGAGTACAATGAGAATAAGAGCTCGGATGTGACCGTCCTGCAGTTTCAGATCGACCCCAGCAAGCAGCCCGCCGCGCCCCTCGCTGTGGGGCACCTCCAGGTGCCCCTCCAGCCCAGCCAAGTGCCCCAGTTCAGCGAGGGCAGAGTCAAAATCATCGTTGGCCATCAGGTGCCCCAGGCAAACACCATCGTCCAGGCTGCGGCGGCCGCAGTGAACATCGTACAGCCCGCCTTGGTGGCGCAGAACCCAGAGGAACTGCCCGGGAACAGCCGGCTGCAGATCCTACGCCAGGTCAATCTGATCGCCCCTCCTCATTCCTCGGGGTGTCCGAGCGAGGCGGCGGCGATGCCCCAGCCGGCTGTCCTGCTGACCACTCACGACCAGACGGACGGAGGCACTTTGCACCAGACCCTCATCCCCACGGCCCCGGGCGGCCCCCAGGAAGGCTCTGGCAACCAGACTTTCATCACCAGCTCGGGCATTACTTGCACTGACTTCGAAGGCCTGAACGCTCTGATTCAGGAGGGAACCGCCGAAGTGACTGTGGTCAGCGACGGAGGCCAGAACATCGCCGTGGCCACCACAGCTCCGCCCATATTCTCCACCACCTCTCAGCAAGAATTACCCAAGCAGACTTACTCCATCATCCAAGGAGGCGCCCACCCAGCTTTGCTCTGTCCGGCGGATTCCATACCAGACTAGTgcttataaaacaaaagaaaggggggaaaaggaGTGACcaaaaaagaagtcagaaatggAATTCTGTAAGAGGTTTGCCCTTAATGTTTTTAAGGATTGTTGTGAAAACACCCCGCCCCCATAATAAATTGTAATTTTATACTGCttactgaaatttttttatgCTGCGATAATTTTGAGACCTCTGAATCGCGGTGTTCTAAGTGCTGTAGAATCTTAAATACTACCAAGATGATCCCGATTAGGGGTTGGAATGAAATGAATTGAGTAGTGAATACATTTGTTTGCTTCCAACTTGATTTGCCAACTCTTAATAAAGGTTTTTTCCGTCTCATTAAATTTGTGTAGTAGATGGTGCTTCTCAGCCTCTCTTCAGTCCCCATTCTGAAATAACCCCAATGTTTGGGGTAATAGTGTTTTAATACATGGATACAAATCTATCGGCATGAAGGACCATTTTCTACATAATGTTACATGGATTtttgatccaaaaaaaaaaaaaaagttcagcgtaaatgagggagaaaaaggaatagtTTCCTAATAAATTGATACATCATTAAAACATAACAAATGTTAGTGATTCTTTAGAGTCACAGTATGATTTGGGTTATTGGGGTTTGAATTACTAAAGAGAACTTGAAGAAGCAAAGGTTCTTAGTCCTCTCTCATAAATAGTATATAAATGCCTTACCTTCTTCACAGTCAAATCAAATATGTGTGGTGCCTAAAGTGACCcaactatcatttttattttgaaacttcaGAGTGACAAACCTGACGTTTCTGTTTAGATGCTAATATAATTAACCTTTGGGTTAGGTTACTTATAATATTAACCTTTAGGACAGTTTTCTAGGATGGCATTGTATTAGACGGTAATATACGTGCAGTCCCAGGGATCAGATGAGAGGGATTGGAAAAGCACCTAGGTCCAAAGCATGGGCTGTATTGAGGAGagggaaattcaaatttcagtctGTTTTGAATTGAAATGCTGTGTGATCAGTAGGTGGCGCCAGAGAACGATCTCAAATTACCCGTGCTTGGATCCAAAGACCTGAATTTGGGTCTTCATCTCTGATTTCCAGCTTCTAGCATTATCTTCAGCTCAGGGTGGGCTCTTAATAAACACTGCATAAATGAAACATGTTGTCACATAGCATGAGCAAGGATTGGTGAGGAGGGGAGGTTACTCTTGTGAGAGAAGCATATTTAAAATGTGAGAACACTTTAGATACATTTTTACCAGAGtaatcaacattttaattttattccctAACACACAAACTTATTAAAATTCTCATGCATATCAATTCACTTTTACATAAAGATATTATTCCCTCCTCGCTTTTTTTTGTAATAACAAACTATGGAAAATGGTGATGCTGAAAACCTTGAGAATTGCCTGTTGGAAATAGAAAGACAGCATCCCTTTGGATACCcatacagggacttccccagcgctccagtggttaagacgcggtgcttccaatgcaggggacgcgggttccatccctggccggggaactaagatcccacatgctgcgcagcatggccaagaaaaaaaagaaaacacatacatatatatatatatatatctcctcaagctgggctttgttttctttctttttatttttgatcctTCTTCTTCACCAGAAATTATCTTCGTATCAGCAGTGATGATAATGCATCATAACTATGGTTTGGTAAGAAATCAAAAAAGCTTGCAGCTTACTCTGTTagtattttagtaattttatcaCTTTAGAATTATTGCTTGCAGTTCTTTGGGAAACTATTCAGCCGTTGGATTTTACCTGGGAAACTTCTATTGTCATGAACCTGTGTTCTACATCTTTTTTCCCGTGTGCCCCTAGTTTcaacttttaaatgatttttttcctgattataaatgtAATGTGTATTCAACATACAAAATATGGGAAACACGTTATAGATCTTCGTCGACGTACGAATGGGTTATGGCCTGATAAACCCATTGTAAGCTGAAAATATCattaagttgaaaatgcatttaatacagcTAACCTACCAAGCATCATAGCTTAACCTcacctaccttaaatgtgctcagaacatttacattagccaacagttgggcaaaatcagcCTATTTTAGAAGAGAATATTGAATAGGTCATGTAATTTAATGAATAGGGAAAGTGAAAAACACAGATTggaggggtacagaatggttgtaagtgtatcagttgttcaCCCTCGTGATCCCATGGCCGACTCACTGCCGCTGCCCAGCATCGGGAGAAAGAATCAGACCACATAgtgctagcccaggaaaagatcaaagtTCGAAGTATGATTCTTTTGAGTGTGTATTGCTTTTGTACCATCGTAAAGTCAAAAAATTGTTAAGTTGAGCCATTGTAAGTTGGGGACCATCTGTATgtatattattaagaaaaatataaaagtcacTAATAACTTTACTATCCAGGTGTAAAAATTGTGACCATTTTAATGGACTtccttctaatcttttttttctatgcttgtgtatgttttctatttttttaattaattaatttatttatttatggctgcatcaggtcttagttgcgacatgtgggatctttcattgtgctgcgggctctttgttgtggcgcgtgggcttccttctagttgtagcatgcaggcttctctctagtt
This region of Physeter macrocephalus isolate SW-GA chromosome 14, ASM283717v5, whole genome shotgun sequence genomic DNA includes:
- the ZFP64 gene encoding zinc finger protein 64 isoform X2, whose amino-acid sequence is MNASSEGESFPGSVQSGTTVLVELTPDIHICGICKQQFNNLDAFVAHKQSGCQLTGTSGAAPSTVQFVSEETVPATQTQTTTRTITSETQTITVSAPEFVFEHGYQTYLPTESNENQTATVISLPAKSRAKKPTAPTAQKRLNCCYPGCQFKTAYGMKDMERHLKIHTGDKPHKCEVCSKCFSRKDKLKTHMRCHTGVKPYKCKTCDYAAADSSSLNKHLRIHSDERPFKCQICPYASRNSSQLTVHLRSHTGDAPFQCWLCSAKFKISSDLKRHMRVHSGEKPFKCEFCNVRCTMKGNLKSHIRIKHSGNNFKCPHCDFLGDSKATLRKHSRVHQSEHPEKCSECSYSCSSKAALRIHERIHCTDRPFKCNYCSFDTKQPSNLSKHVKKFHGDVVKTEASERKDTGRQSSRQVAKLDAKKTFHCDRCDASFMREDSLRSHKRQHSEYNENKSSDVTVLQFQIDPSKQPAAPLAVGHLQVPLQPSQVPQFSEGRVKIIVGHQVPQANTIVQAAAAAVNIVQPALVAQNPEELPGNSRLQILRQVNLIAPPHSSGCPSEAAAMPQPAVLLTTHDQTDGGTLHQTLIPTAPGGPQEGSGNQTFITSSGITCTDFEGLNALIQEGTAEVTVVSDGGQNIAVATTAPPIFSTTSQQELPKQTYSIIQGGAHPALLCPADSIPD
- the ZFP64 gene encoding zinc finger protein 64 isoform X1; its protein translation is MNASSEGESFPGSVQIPGGTTVLVELTPDIHICGICKQQFNNLDAFVAHKQSGCQLTGTSGAAPSTVQFVSEETVPATQTQTTTRTITSETQTITVSAPEFVFEHGYQTYLPTESNENQTATVISLPAKSRAKKPTAPTAQKRLNCCYPGCQFKTAYGMKDMERHLKIHTGDKPHKCEVCSKCFSRKDKLKTHMRCHTGVKPYKCKTCDYAAADSSSLNKHLRIHSDERPFKCQICPYASRNSSQLTVHLRSHTGDAPFQCWLCSAKFKISSDLKRHMRVHSGEKPFKCEFCNVRCTMKGNLKSHIRIKHSGNNFKCPHCDFLGDSKATLRKHSRVHQSEHPEKCSECSYSCSSKAALRIHERIHCTDRPFKCNYCSFDTKQPSNLSKHVKKFHGDVVKTEASERKDTGRQSSRQVAKLDAKKTFHCDRCDASFMREDSLRSHKRQHSEYNENKSSDVTVLQFQIDPSKQPAAPLAVGHLQVPLQPSQVPQFSEGRVKIIVGHQVPQANTIVQAAAAAVNIVQPALVAQNPEELPGNSRLQILRQVNLIAPPHSSGCPSEAAAMPQPAVLLTTHDQTDGGTLHQTLIPTAPGGPQEGSGNQTFITSSGITCTDFEGLNALIQEGTAEVTVVSDGGQNIAVATTAPPIFSTTSQQELPKQTYSIIQGGAHPALLCPADSIPD
- the ZFP64 gene encoding zinc finger protein 64 isoform X7 encodes the protein MVGEGMPFRQSSPPWGIPRPPAEFGGRFGVTAATLMGKLLSRRPQILEVWGSGTFTRSAGLLQSLFHIQGGTTVLVELTPDIHICGICKQQFNNLDAFVAHKQSGCQLTGTSGAAPSTVQFVSEETVPATQTQTTTRTITSETQTITVSAPEFVFEHGYQTYLPTESNENQTATVISLPAKSRAKKPTAPTAQKRLNCCYPGCQFKTAYGMKDMERHLKIHTGDKPHKCEVCSKCFSRKDKLKTHMRCHTGVKPYKCKTCDYAAADSSSLNKHLRIHSDERPFKCQICPYASRNSSQLTVHLRSHTGDAPFQCWLCSAKFKISSDLKRHMRVHSGEKPFKCEFCNVRCTMKGNLKSHIRIKHSGNNFKCPHCDFLGDSKATLRKHSRVHQSEHPEKCSECSYSCSSKAALRIHERIHCTDRPFKCNYCSFDTKQPSNLSKHVKKFHGDVVKTEASERKDTGRQSSRQVAKLDAKKTFHCDRCDASFMREDSLRSHKRQHSEYNENKSSDVTVLQFQIDPSKQPAAPLAVGHLQVPLQPSQVPQFSEGRVKIIVGHQVPQANTIVQAAAAAVNIVQPALVAQNPEELPGNSRLQILRQVNLIAPPHSSGCPSEAAAMPQPAVLLTTHDQTDGGTLHQTLIPTAPGGPQEGSGNQTFITSSGITCTDFEGLNALIQEGTAEVTVVSDGGQNIAVATTAPPIFSTTSQQELPKQTYSIIQGGAHPALLCPADSIPD
- the ZFP64 gene encoding zinc finger protein 64 isoform X3, yielding MMHGCQPYVYKGGTTVLVELTPDIHICGICKQQFNNLDAFVAHKQSGCQLTGTSGAAPSTVQFVSEETVPATQTQTTTRTITSETQTITVSAPEFVFEHGYQTYLPTESNENQTATVISLPAKSRAKKPTAPTAQKRLNCCYPGCQFKTAYGMKDMERHLKIHTGDKPHKCEVCSKCFSRKDKLKTHMRCHTGVKPYKCKTCDYAAADSSSLNKHLRIHSDERPFKCQICPYASRNSSQLTVHLRSHTGDAPFQCWLCSAKFKISSDLKRHMRVHSGEKPFKCEFCNVRCTMKGNLKSHIRIKHSGNNFKCPHCDFLGDSKATLRKHSRVHQSEHPEKCSECSYSCSSKAALRIHERIHCTDRPFKCNYCSFDTKQPSNLSKHVKKFHGDVVKTEASERKDTGRQSSRQVAKLDAKKTFHCDRCDASFMREDSLRSHKRQHSEYNENKSSDVTVLQFQIDPSKQPAAPLAVGHLQVPLQPSQVPQFSEGRVKIIVGHQVPQANTIVQAAAAAVNIVQPALVAQNPEELPGNSRLQILRQVNLIAPPHSSGCPSEAAAMPQPAVLLTTHDQTDGGTLHQTLIPTAPGGPQEGSGNQTFITSSGITCTDFEGLNALIQEGTAEVTVVSDGGQNIAVATTAPPIFSTTSQQELPKQTYSIIQGGAHPALLCPADSIPD
- the ZFP64 gene encoding zinc finger protein 64 isoform X5; amino-acid sequence: MKKKKELMGDKPHKCEVCSKCFSRKDKLKTHMRCHTGVKPYKCKTCDYAAADSSSLNKHLRIHSDERPFKCQICPYASRNSSQLTVHLRSHTGDAPFQCWLCSAKFKISSDLKRHMRVHSGEKPFKCEFCNVRCTMKGNLKSHIRIKHSGNNFKCPHCDFLGDSKATLRKHSRVHQSEHPEKCSECSYSCSSKAALRIHERIHCTDRPFKCNYCSFDTKQPSNLSKHVKKFHGDVVKTEASERKDTGRQSSRQVAKLDAKKTFHCDRCDASFMREDSLRSHKRQHSEYNENKSSDVTVLQFQIDPSKQPAAPLAVGHLQVPLQPSQVPQFSEGRVKIIVGHQVPQANTIVQAAAAAVNIVQPALVAQNPEELPGNSRLQILRQVNLIAPPHSSGCPSEAAAMPQPAVLLTTHDQTDGGTLHQTLIPTAPGGPQEGSGNQTFITSSGITCTDFEGLNALIQEGTAEVTVVSDGGQNIAVATTAPPIFSTTSQQELPKQTYSIIQGGAHPALLCPADSIPD